A window from Hemibagrus wyckioides isolate EC202008001 linkage group LG19, SWU_Hwy_1.0, whole genome shotgun sequence encodes these proteins:
- the LOC131370425 gene encoding apoptosis facilitator Bcl-2-like protein 14, whose product MANGMQEQTLDKAELLAQMFPKDSLEYKLLLRYTQKKSTKSHTPQSNGVGEAKVASPEQPQNRRKPQKNKKRSFLKIISCIRPEKEDDDHATKPCRKSAAAGSPVSEQEEVDQIVNKLTELTDDVHFISSDIETDSNDLVEQLVELLREQGDKLNEKIEMDHELRKQLQDSLSYGFFKKLTSSFLMRLSPEELPTTESIKQAEIAVTFELTSRLNAMDCHPMNRVLGFGAKYLQDYFTPWVNQQGGYEKVFSTAGDTEEEVH is encoded by the exons ATGGCGAATGGAATGCAGGAACAAACTCT AGACAAGGCTGAACTGCTTGCACAGATGTTTCCCAAAGACAGTCTAGAGTACAAACTCCTTTTGAGGTACACACAGAAGAAAAGCACAAAAAGTCATACCCCACAGAGCAACGGTGTGGGAGAGGCCAAGGTTGCATCCCCTGAACAACCTCAGAACCGGCGTAAACCACAGAAAAATAAGAAGCGTTCATTTTTGAAGATCATAAGCTGCATTCGACCAGAGAAGGAAGATGACGATCATGCGACTAAACCCTGCAGAAAATCGGCAGCTGCAGGTTCAC CTGTTTCAGAGCAGGAAGAAGTGGACCAAATTGTCAACAAGTTGACTGAGCTCACAGATGATGTTCATTTCATATCTTCGGATATAGAAACTGATAGTAACG ATCTTGTGGAGCAACTAGTGGAACTGCTTAGGGAACAAGGAGATAAACTAAACGAGAAA ATTGAAATGGACCACGAGCTTAGGAAACAGCTGCAGGACTCTCTGTCATAcggtttctttaaaaaactgaCTAGTAGCTTTTTGATGAGACTCAGTCCAGAGGAGCTTCCTACTACAGAGAGCATAAAGCAGGCTGAGATCGCGGTCACTTTTGAGCTGACCAGCCGCCTAAACGCCATGGACTGCCATCCCATGAACCGAGTGCTGGGCTTCGGTGCTAAATACCTGCAGGACTATTTCACCCCCTGGGTCAACCAGCAGGGCGGCTAT gAAAAGGTTTTCAGCACAGCCGGTGATACTGAGGAGGAGGTTCATTAA
- the LOC131370424 gene encoding apoptosis facilitator Bcl-2-like protein 14, producing the protein MANGMQEQTLDKAELLAQMFPKDSLEYKLLLRYTQKKSTKSHTPQSNGVGEAKVASPEQPQNRRKPQKNKKRSFLKIISCIRPEKEDDDHATKPCRKSAAAGSPVSEQEEVDQIVNKLTELTDDVHFISSDIETDSNDLVEQLVELLREQGDKLNEKIEMDHELRKQLQDSLSYGFFKKLTSSFLMRLSPEELPTTESIKQAEIAVTFELTSRLNAMDCHPMNRVLGFGAKYLQDYFTPWVNQQGGYEKVFSTAGDTEEEVH; encoded by the exons ATGGCGAACGGAATGCAGGAACAAACTCT AGACAAGGCTGAACTGCTTGCACAGATGTTTCCCAAAGACAGTCTAGAGTACAAACTCCTTTTGAGGTACACACAGAAGAAAAGCACAAAAAGTCATACCCCACAGAGCAACGGTGTGGGAGAGGCCAAGGTTGCATCCCCTGAACAACCTCAGAACCGGCGTAAACCACAGAAAAATAAGAAGCGTTCATTTTTGAAGATCATAAGCTGCATTCGACCAGAGAAGGAAGATGACGATCATGCGACTAAACCCTGCAGAAAATCGGCAGCTGCAGGTTCAC CTGTTTCAGAGCAGGAAGAAGTGGACCAAATTGTCAACAAGTTGACTGAGCTCACAGATGATGTTCATTTCATATCTTCGGATATAGAAACTGATAGTAACG ATCTTGTGGAGCAACTAGTGGAACTGCTTAGGGAACAAGGAGATAAACTAAACGAGAAA ATTGAAATGGACCACGAGCTTAGGAAACAGCTGCAGGACTCTCTGTCATAcggtttctttaaaaaactgaCTAGTAGCTTTTTGATGAGACTCAGTCCAGAGGAGCTTCCTACTACAGAGAGCATAAAGCAGGCTGAGATCGCGGTCACTTTTGAGCTGACCAGCCGCCTAAACGCCATGGACTGCCATCCCATGAACCGAGTGCTGGGCTTCGGTGCTAAATACCTGCAGGACTATTTCACCCCCTGGGTCAACCAGCAGGGCGGCTAT gAAAAGGTTTTCAGCACAGCCGGTGATACTGAGGAGGAGGTTCATTAA